One window of the Pyrus communis chromosome 17, drPyrComm1.1, whole genome shotgun sequence genome contains the following:
- the LOC137722192 gene encoding uncharacterized protein, protein MANVEAKAATASPSSVVDLMRRHGGDVSGIDSNLLEKILPQCTADELSRIEKSTRGRDLSPVTDKLWRKFYIEEFGASMADQVAENMKTNTNAAFRWKELFEKKVEEVNKKENKAAERLKSRYQMEAARKESRRVVICTEAEAPSSAGNHKRRRSEEVPSSPSNKRRSGSGNNVSVQKKESLIMKKAKRDFLNCLEVKNLAAMAMVKLHKSYSSKKDSTFNRSAIVSEDHAPISFDSCSIRNSRTCLIA, encoded by the coding sequence ATGGCTAATGTGGAAGCAAAAGCAGCAACTGCTTCTCCGTCTTCGGTGGTTGACTTAATGCGCCGCCATGGCGGGGATGTTAGTGGAATAGATTCCAATCTTCTCGAGAAAATCCTACCGCAGTGCACCGCGGACGAGTTGAGTCGCATAGAGAAGAGTACCAGAGGCAGAGATTTGAGTCCTGTTACCGATAAGCTGTGGCGGAAATTCTACATAGAGGAGTTCGGTGCTTCGATGGCTGATCAGGTGGCCGAAAACATGAAGACCAACACGAATGCCGCATTCAGATGGAAGGAGCTGTTCGAGAAGAAAGTGGAGGAGGTgaacaagaaagaaaacaagGCGGCTGAGAGGTTGAAGAGCCGGTATCAGATGGAAGCGGCTCGAAAAGAGAGCCGACGAGTTGTTATTTGCACAGAGGCAGAAGCTCCGTCTTCAGCAGGGAACCACAAAAGAAGGAGAAGCGAGGAGGTTCCGTCATCGCCAAGCAACAAAAGAAGGAGCGGCAGCGGCAATAATGTTTCCGTCCAAAAAAAGGAAAGCTTGATCATGAAGAAAGCGAAAAGAGATTTTCTCAACTGTCTTGAGGTTAAAAATCTTGCAGCTATGGCGATGGTTAAATTGCATAAGAGTTACAGTTCCAAGAAGGATTCGACATTCAACCGAAGCGCCATCGTTTCTGAAGACCACGCTCCGATCAGTTTCGACTCTTGCTCAATACGCAACAGCAGAACTTGCTTGATAGCCTAG